A stretch of the Pseudorasbora parva isolate DD20220531a chromosome 13, ASM2467924v1, whole genome shotgun sequence genome encodes the following:
- the dclre1b gene encoding 5' exonuclease Apollo, which produces MNGKVLPDAPIAVDCWQLRKCHHVRLFFLSHMHADHTSGLSSTWSHRPIYCSPLTAKLLQLKLQVKEKWICPLEIGETHMLLLDDLGKERLTVTLIDANHCPGAVMFLFEGYFGTRLYTGDFRYTPSMLREQCLRNNTTIDVLYLDNTNCDPTRTVPSRQRAAQQIKEIIRAHSGYAVVIGLYSLGKESLLVELAMEFKTWVEVDRERLETLRVLGLPDVFTTDSGAGRIRVVSQSVINASNLQAWNKVQPTIAILPTSRPMVSCHRNVYVVPYSDHSSYQELEDFVSALRPVSLVPIVGNCLPYFSSLLSPRKKSKEVVIPESVKLYMMNSNIQASTNGIGVLQRTSRQESRGVVFDSPESKITRLSHNNGDFDNAEVDHDTVDDNSEMDKDSDCILLDMSTDSFHGPRSKRLKLVRVESEDVVTIGSSLPPDDNESISTLKDAGSPDRSSIYECEHKSPTKSSKEKSPQMGSTNSREMCSSMDSISIHDQTCVTAAAVLTPPETRSVTSALTFRLELEQWLLQNFTIPAEECKSDQVLCGLYETYRINQVDLPKPPGDPLEAAIKEIQKSND; this is translated from the exons ATGAACGGAAAAGTCCTACCGGACGCTCCCATAGCTGTAGACTGTTGGCAGCTCCGTAAGTGCCATCACGTCCGTCTGTTCTTTCTGTCTCACATGCACGCGGATCACACCTCTGGCCTCTCATCCACCTGGAGTCACAGGCCCATCTACTGCTCGCCTCTCACTGCCAAACTGCTCCAGCTCAAACTGCAG GTCAAAGAGAAATGGATTTGTCCCTTGGAGATTGGGGAAACTCACATGCTGTTGCTAGATGATCTTGGAAAAGAGCGGCTGACTGTTACTCTAATAGATGCCAATCACTGTCCCGGGGCAGTTATGTTTCTCTTTGAGGGATACTTTGGCACCAGACTGTACACTG GTGACTTCCGTTATACCCCATCCATGCTCCGTGAGCAGTGTCTGAGGAACAACACTACCATTGATGTGCTGTATCTGGACAACACAAACTGTGACCCCACTCGAACTGTACCTTCTCGCCAGCGTGCCGCTCAGCAAATTAAAGAGATCATTAGGGCTCATTCTGGATATGCTGTCGTTATTG GTCTTTACTCTCTGGGTAAAGAGTCTCTATTGGTGGAGCTGGCTATGGAGTTTAAAACATGGGTGGAGGTAGATAGAGAGCGTCTGGAAACCTTGCGAGTTCTGGGGCTCCCTGACGTTTTCACCACTGACTCTGGTGCGGGCCGTATTCGCGTGGTCTCTCAGTCTGTGATCAATGCCTCCAACTTGCAGGCATGGAATAAAGTTCAGCCTACCATTGCTATATTGCCCACCAGCCGCCCTATGGTCTCCTGCCACCGTAATGTCTATGTGGTGCCATACTCTGATCACTCCTCCTACCAGGAGCTAGAGGACTTTGTGTCTGCCCTGCGTCCTGTCTCACTAGTGCCTATTGTGGGCAACTGCCTACCTTATTTTTCTTCTCTTCTGAGCCCGCGCAAGAAGTCTAAAGAGGTTGTGATTCCAGAATCGGTCAAGCTGTACATGATGAATTCTAATATTCAGGCCTCCACAAACGGCATAGGCGTGCTTCAAAGAACCTCACGTCAAGAGTCTAGAGGGGTGGTGTTTGACTCTCCAGAGTCAAAAATAACCCGACTTAGTCACAATAATGGGGATTTCGATAATGCGGAGGTAGATCATGATACTGTGGATGACAATTCTGAGATGGATAAAGATTCTGACTGCATTCTTCTAGACATGAGCACAGACTCTTTCCATGGCCCACGTAGCAAGCGCTTGAAACTCGTCCGAGTTGAATCGGAAGATGTCGTCACGATTGGCAGCAGCCTTCCGCCAGATGACAATGAATCCATTAGTACACTTAAAGATGCAGGATCACCTGATCGCAGCTCCATTTACGAATGTGAGCATAAAAGTCCAACAAAGTCATCCAAGGAGAAGAGTCCTCAAATGGGCAGCACCAATTCTAGAGAGATGTGCTCTTCGATGGACAGCATCAGCATCCACGATCAGACCTGCGTTACCGCTGCGGCTGTGCTCACGCCCCCTGAAACCAGATCAGTGACCTCCGCCTTGACCTTCAGATTAGAGCTAGAGCAGTGGCTCCTTCAGAATTTCACCATACCTGCTGAAGAATGCAAAAGTGACCAGGTGTTGTGTGGACTTTATGAAACGTATCGCATTAACCAGGTTGATCTTCCTAAACCACCAGGTGATCCTCTTGAAGCTGCTATAAAGGAGatacaaaaatcaaatgattaa